TTACTCAATAAAGCCAAGAAAGGGATGTTGAATGATTTTGTGCCTAATAGAAAACTTAGGCCTAACCAACTTAATATAATCCAATCAACTATGTTCATAAAGGTATGTTATAAAATTCTGGGAAATAAAGGGGGCATTTTTTTAATGTGATCTTGAGCAAAATGCTCTTGAATACTTTTAGCAGTATCTGGTAAAAATGGCTCTAGGGCTAAGCCAATATCTTGCACTAAAACCACTAATTTAGCTAATACTAAACTGAGTTTTTCTGGATTACTTTTAGTAAATAACTCCCAAGGTTTTTCATCATCCACCATTTTATTGGCTTGACGCACAATTTTCCAAATGGCCTCCAAGGCTTCATTAAACCGAAACTGGCTAGTGAGTTGGTTAACATCTTCCAGTTGATATTCCGGCTCTGGTAATTCAATGGCCGGCAAGACACCAGCTAAATAACGTTCCACCATATTTGATACGCGACTAACTAAATTACCCAAATCATTAGCTAAATCGGCATTATAACGCTCAATAAATTTAGCTTCAGACCAATCACCGTCTTCTACAGGCGGAATTTCTCTTAATAAATAATATCTAACTGCATCCGCGCCATAACTGTGAATATACTCGAATGGATCAACTACATTACCCAATGTCTTGCTCATTTTTTTGCCTTCAGACGAAACATAACCATGAATAAAAAGTGCCTTAGGCAGAGCAATATGCGCTGAGAGCAACATGGCCGGCCAATAGATGGCATGAAATCTTGATATGCCTTTACCAATCACATGTAAATCGGCTGGCCAATATTTTTTAAATAAGGCTGTATCACCTGATCCATAGCCAAGTGCTGTGATGTAATTACTCAAAGCATCAAACCAAACATACATCACTTGCTCAGCATCACCCGGTACGGCCACTCCCCAATCTTTGGCGCGCCCACGTGACCGTGAAATAGAAAAATCGTCCAGCCCCATATTAATAAAAGACAGTACTTCATTTTTTCTAAATTTGGGATAAATTAACAATTCACCAGATTCAATCAAACGTTTCAAACGATCTTGATAAGAGGATAATCTAAAGAAATAATTTTCTTCTTGGATTTCCTCAGGTTTCGTATTGTGCTCAGGGCATAACCCGTTTACCAAATCTTTTTCCGTGTAATAAGCTTCGCACCCAACACAATACAAGCCATGATAGGTTTTTTTATAAATATCTTCTGGTCGACATGCTGACCACAAGGCCTGCGCTCCACGATGATGCTGTTCGGATGATGTGCGAAAAAACTGATCAGTTGTGATATTTAGTAATTTAACCAAGTCTTGAAAACTAGCGGCGTGTTGATTACATAACTCTTGCACAGTTAAGTCGGCTTGTTCGGCGGCGCGCACATTCTTTAAACTATTTTCATCAACACCAGTTAAAAAATACGTATCATCACCAATAATACGATGATATCTAACTAGCACATCGGATTGGACGAGTTCCAGCGCAAAACCGACGTGTGGCTTTGAATTGACGTACGGTATAGCCGTTGTGAGATAGTATGGTTTGGCCATAAACTAGGCTTCTAAGCGATTTTCTTCATGCTGTCTGCGTTCCATGAAGTCCTGCAAAAAAACATCTAATATAGCCACACACGGTACGGATAAAAGAACGCCAACAAAGCCACCTAATTTTACACCCACTAACAAAGCAATGATGATAATGATTGGGCTCACACCCAGGGCTTGTTTCATAATTCTTGGCACCAGTAATTGGTTCTCAATTTGTTGAATCAAAATAAAAATACCGAGCACCACAAATGGTTTATAGGGTGCCTCAGCGAAATCGGTAAAAGCGAAAAAAAGCGCCGGGACAGCGGACACTGCCGGGCCAACTACGGGAATAAATTCAAGTAAACCGGCAACGATACCCAATACCAACCAGTATTTTACACCTAGTAACCATAACGCTAATCCGGTTAAGGTACCAACGAAGATCATTAATACTAACTCACCCCATAGCCAATTACTCAAGCGTTGTTGGATTTGATTGAACTTATGTGCCACGTAAGGCTGGTAGTTAATTGGCACAATTGATTGAATAAAATTCTTAATGGCGTTCTCTTCACTGGTCATGTAGAAAGCAATTACTAATACAGCTAATACTGCCACCAAACCATTTAACACAGATGCAACGGCTGAATAAATACCAGAGGGTAACTGGGCCACACTTTTTACGGCATTATTAAGAGTAGTTTGCAAAGTATCAACCAAACCAATAGTTTCTCCGGTATGTCTAATTTGATTCAAGGCTGCTTGAATCGGCTCATAATAACTTGGAAAATTCTGCGCGATGCTGGTTAACTCTGTGGTTACAGCCGGTACCAGGACAATAAAAAAGCCACACACAATAGAAACTGCCAGAATATAGACCGATAAAATACCAACAAAACGAGGAATATGAAAACGTTGCACAAAATTTACCCAGGGTTGTAATGTCATCGATAAAACCCAAGCGACAAAAATCATTACCACAACATCCCGAATTAACCAAAAAACTATTAAAGCCAAACCAAGCAAAACAATTTTAGCAATCGTTAAACTAGAAATATTTATATTAGTGGGAGCGCGTTGTTCTAACATGTAAGTTTTTTTGCCACACTAGCCAGCTGCCGTTGTGGACCAATACTGGCGATGTTTAACTGTTTAAAGTTTAGCAAATGCCGAGCTAAACGTCGAATATCTGCTTTGGTGACAGTGTTGATTAGAGCTAGTTTTTTTTGCGGTGGGAGTAAAGTGCCAAGCAAGACAGATTGTTTGCCATAATATCCAGCCAGAGCGGAAGAACTTTCTAATTTTATAGCCGTCTGACCAGCCATGCAGTTTTTGGCATTTATTAACTCCTCTGTTGTCACTAAATCTGTTTTAAGTTTTGCTAACTCCTCAACAATGGCAATGATGGCTGGATAAACGCGCTCATTATCCACTCCTGCCTGAACCATTAAGGCACTGCTATCAACGTACGGGCTAATATCACTGTGAATGACATAACACAAGCCTTGTCTTTCCCTAATTGATATAAATAATCTAGAACTCATATTGCCACCCAGGATGGTAGATAACACCGATAAGGTTGCCAGCTGTTTGTCTTCACGTAAACCCGGTGCCAAAACACCTAAAGCAAGCTGAGTTTGTTTGGTGTCTTTATATTTATGATTAAATTGAATATTCTTTTGATATGGTTGGAAATGTTTATATGACGGCTTACCTTGACCAGCTGGTTGATCACCGAAATATTGTTTAACCCACCGTGACACGCGTTTATCAATGTTACCAGCTATTACTAAATGCATGGCGGCCGGTGAATAATGAGTTTTTTTGTAATCAATGAACGCTTGGCGGGGTAATTTACGAATATTATCTTTTTTACCACCAATGTCGTAACCTAAGGGGTGGGTTTTATTAAACACAGACATTTCAAATAAAGTATCAACATGCATTAAAGGATTATCCTCATACATGTTTAATTCTTCCAAAATCACACCGCGCTCACGATCAATTTCAGCCGGATCAAACAAAGAATGAAACAACATGTCGGAAAATAAATCTAAAGCTAACTCCAGTTGACTGGCCGCTACTTTAATATAGTAGATAGTAGTATCTTTTGAGGTAAAAGCATTATATTCTGCACCAACAGCATCAAGTTGTTTGGTTAGCTCCAGCGTACTAGGCCGACGTTCAGTACCTTTGAACATTAAATGTTCGAGAAAATGTGAAATACCGTTATTGTGTGGCACTTCATGGCGTGATCCAACTGGTACTAACACCATAACAGTGACAGTATCCGTCGTGTCTTGCGGGATGGTTAAAACCGTTAGTTTATTGTTGAGAATTTTTTTAGAGACCTTGATCATGGAGATAATCACTTACTTTGTTAATAGGTAAACGAATTTGCTGCATAGTATCACGCTCACGGATAGTAACCTGCTGATCGTTTAATGACTCAAAATCCACCGTGATACAATATGGCGTACCAATTTCATCTTGCCGGCGATACCGCTTACCAATACTTTGGGTTTCATCATAATTACAGCGGAACGTTTTTAATAGATCTTGAAATAGAGGCTGAGACACCTTTTGTAATTCAGGTTTTTTAGATAAGGGTAAAATTGCCACTTGGTATGGAGCCATTTCCTTCGTAAATTTTAAGACAACTCTGTCTTCATCATTTACTTTTTCAGTATGATAAGCACTGACTAATAAAGCTAATAAAGTACGATCCACGCCCATAGTTGGTTCAATTACATGCGGAGTAAATTTATTCTTTGGGTCAATCGGGTCGGTATAATCTAATTTATGATTCTTTAAATCAAAATCTGTCCGATAGGCTAAGCCCCATAGTTCCTTACGACCAAAGGGAAAATCGAACTCAAAATCAATCGTTTTTTGAGAATAATGAGCTAATTCTGCTTGAGGGACATCTAATTCATGCAATTTATCAACATCTATCCCAATTGTACGAGCCCAAGTTAACATGAACTTTTTCCAGTCGGCAAAATGTTGTTCCCAGGTATCAGCCTGAATAAAATATTCTATTTCCATTTGTTCAAACTCTAAAGTTCTAAAAATATAATTACCAGGCGTGATTTCATTACGAAAGGCTTTGCCAATTTGCGCCATCCCAAAAGGTAATCTTGGATGCATGGTCTGAATAATATTTTTAAAATTTACAAACATAGCCTGAGCCGTTTCTGGTCGTAAATATACCGGGCTAGCGTCCGCTGATACAGGACCGACATAAGTTTTGAACATCAAATTAAACTCGCGCGGCGCCGACAATTCACCAGAGCAATCAGGGCACTGTTTGGTGGTTAATTGATCAGCTCGAAAACGATGCTGACACTGCTTGCATTCTACTAATGGGTCGTGAAATGTACTAACATGGCCACTGGCTTCCCATACTTTTGGATTCATGATTATGGCTCCATCTAGCCCATACATGTCACTCCGTTGCTGCACGACCTCTTTCCACCAGGCATTTTTAATATTCATCCGTAACTGTGCGCCAAGTGGTCCGTAATCCCACGAATTGGCCAGGCCACCATAGATTTCGCTACCAGGGAAAATAAAACCACGTTGTTTACATAACGCGACTAATTGCTCCATCTCCATACCTTATTTGACGGGAGATAACCGATAAACTATGCCATAACCGTAACCGATCAGAGCAAACGCAAACGGCATGGTAAAAAACATGCCAATAAAAAAGGCCACCGCACCTAGCCCACTGACTAGTGAAGCAAAATAACCGATCAGGAAAATAATCACGACATTAAATATATTGGCTTTTAAAAATGGCCAGACAAATTTTTTCAGATTAATCGCCTCTGCAATCGACCCACCGGCTGCTATTTTTGTACTAGTAGCCACTTGTACAACCGCATTAAATAGCGCATACATTATGAAAACCAAATAAAATAATACAGATGACAACGATGAAACGATCATGAACATTATTAAGATTGCATCATCATTAATAAGTGCGGTTAAAAGGGTTCCAAGTACTAGAATTACTGCGTAGAGGAGCAAAAAACATATCATTGGCAAACCGTAAACTAAACCGGCTACGAGCGCTTTCCAGCCCAACTTCCAATACAGTTGAAAATCCCACTCCGGATAATTTTTTGTGCCATTAATACCAGATTGAATATGTGCAATCATGAAGCCATTGATCAATGGAATACCGATCAAAAATGGACATAGCAGCATCAGTACTGCACCTTGTAAACCTATCAAAACAAACCAATTTTTACCTGTAAACGGATAGACAATTAACTCGTTAAACTCTTTGTTGGTGAGTGTCAGCATGGGCACAGTATGCCACATGCTTGACAGGCTTGTAAAGCCTTGTTAACATCGTCACGTATGGCACACACAAAAGCAGGCGGCTCTACAGCGCTAGGCCGCGATTCAGTATCAAAACGACTCGGTGTAAAAGTGTATGGCGGTCAAACTGCCAAAGCTGGTGATATCATTATCCGACAACGTGGTACCAAGTATCACCCCGGTAAGAATGTCCGACGCGGTGAAGATGACACTTTGTACGCCGCCAAAACTGGCACAGTTAGCTTTGTTATCAGAAAAGTAAAAAGCTTCACTGGAAAAATCGTTCGTCGTCAGTTTGTAAACGTCGCTTAAAAGAAGCAGTGAACGAATATTATTCGTTCACTGCTTTTATTCGTTCACTGCTTTTTCAAACAAGCCTTCACGAAACCTGTATACAACGGGTGTGGTTCTAATGGACGTGATTTAAACTCTGGATGGAATTGGGTTCCAACAAACCAGGGATGTTTGGTATATTCAGCTATTTCAACTAAATCCTGTTCTGGATTAATTCCAGAAAACACTACACCAGCTTGTTCTAGGATTTCTTTATATGCATTATTAAACTCATAACGATGGCGATGGCGTTCGGATATCTCGGCTTTACCATAGGCTTGATAAGCCTTGGTTTGTTTTTGGACAACACACCGGAATGAGCCTAACCGCATGGTTCCGCCATAATGGTTTAACTTAACATTCTCTGACTGTTTTGGGTTGATATGAATAATCGGCTCTGGCGTATTTGGGCGCATTTCCACGGTGTTAGCCTCTAGTAAACCGGCCTCGTGTCGAGCAATCTCAATCATAGCTAACTGCATGCCGTAACATAAGCCTAAATATGGGATGCCAGAAACGCGCACATAATGGATGGCTGTGATGATCCCCTCAACTCCACGAGTCCCAAAACCACCCGGTACAATCACGCCATCATATTTTGATAATTCCTTAGCCTTTTTTGGATTAGTTTCATAGGCTTCAGAGTCAATCCAGGTTAACTGCGGTTTACGATCTTGAGACCAGGCCGCATGTTTTAGTGCTTCGATAACTGATATATATGAATCAGACAAAGTGTATTCACCCGTGCCAAAATACTTTCCAACTATGGCAATATTTAACGGCTTAGTGACCTGCATAGCCCGCTTCACCATGGCATTCCAGTTCTGTAAATGAGTCGGACGAGCTTTAAGATGAAGTTGTTTTAATATTTTGTCACCTAACTGTTGTTTTTCTAGTACTTGGGGTATTTGATAAATCATATCCACATCAGGCGCTGAAATAGCATTCTCACTGTGAATACCACAGAACGTGGCTAATTTTTCTTGACGTTTTTTATCTAATGGTTTGGCGGCTCGGCAAATAATAAAGTCGGCCTGAATGCCAGCGGCATTTAAAGCTCGAGCGGCTGACTGAGTGGGTTTCGTTTTCATTTCTCCTACCCGTTCCGGTATCGGCAGATAACTTACCAACATAAAACACACATCATTTGGCTGACGTGTTTTCATCATGCGCGCCGCCTCTAGAAACAAAATATTTTGGTATTCACCGACCGTGCCACCAATTTCTATAATAGTAACATCTGCTTTGGCTTGTTTTTGAGCATCTTTAATACGTTTAATAATTTCTTCTGGAATATGTGGAACCACTTCTACACAGGCACCTTTATACTCTAAATTTCGCTCTTTTCGTATGACAGTGTCGTACACTCGACCGGTGGTCATATAATTTACTGACAAAATATTTTCATTCAAAAAACGTTCATAATTACCAAGGTCTTGATCGGTTTCGTCGCGATCTTCGGTCACAAATACTTCACCGTGTTCGGTTGGATTCATTGTGCCGGCATCAAGATTAATGTATGGATCCGCCTTAACAGCTGTAACCCGTAAACCTTTGGCTAAAAGAATTCTACCCACACTAGCGGCAGTAATACCTTTACCTACGCTAGACATCACTCCACCAACGACAAAGATGTATTTCATGCGGCTTGAACGGTTAATTTTAACTCAACCACGGGTAATCCGGGCAGCTGAACCGCAACAGTATGTTCCCCTACTTGTTTGATGGTTTGTAAATTGATCATATCTTCCGTCACATCCATACGCTGAGTTTTACAGGCGGTGGCAACATCAGATTTCTGCACCGCGGCAAATAATTTACCTTGCTCATTAGCTGGTAACGTTAACGTTAGTCTGGTGTGACTAAGTTTTTCCACTAAAGCCGCATTTAATTCAGCCTGTTTTATAGCCACAGCCTCTTCTACGCTCTGATTTTTCTTGACCTTCACCACTTCGGCTTCCGTCGCGGGAACGGCTAATTTCTGCGGAAAAAGATAGTTTCTGGCATAACCATCTGATACTACTTTTAGTTGACCGGTTTTATTCAATATTACTTGCATAGAGTTATTATATCATTTGTTAGTCAGATATTCTAGCGCACTGGTCATGGCATCGTCAGAAGTTTGATCTGGTGTTATCCCAGTGTGATTTATTGTCCGTCCATTTGGTGTTAACCAATGTGATACGGTCATTTTTAAACTTGAACCATCCGGAAATTCCTGTAGTTGTTGCACTGACCCTTTACCGAATGTAGTTGTACCAATTAGATGAGCCCGCTTGGTATCTTGTAAAGCGCCAGCAATAATTTCAGCGGCGGAGGCACTACCGCCATTTACCAAAACGACAATTGGCAAACTATCCGGTACCATCTTGGCTTCGGTCGTACGATAAGATTTAATTGCACCACTACTATCTTGCTCAGATACGACGACACTATCTTCAACAAAGAATGATACAATGTCGATGGCTTTATTCAAAACACCACCGGGATTATTACGCACATCCAGGACTAAACCATCGGGCATGTCTAAAAGTATTTTATTCAATATTTCGCGCATATCCTCAGTGGAGGTTTCATCAATGATGGAGATAGATAATACACCAATAGTTTTGCCAGATTGATCAACCGTGTGATATTCCATGCTCGGTATGTCGATAGCAGCGCGGGTGACAGGAACATCGAGTAAATTATCCATACCGGTACGATAGATGGTTAGGGTAACAACTGTGTCTTTGGGTCCACGAATTTTTTGAATCGCCTCATCAACTGATAATCCGACTGTGTCTGCCCCATCAATTTTAATGATAGCATCATTAGGTTGTAACCCAGCTGCTTCGGCCGGTGTACCGTGCAATGGTGTAATAATTACAATTTGACCATCTTTGGCGCCAATTTCAGCACCAATCCCCTCAAAACTACCGGTAATTGATGTATTAAACTCCTTCGTTTCCGTCGGATCAAAAAAAACTGTATAGGGATCATTTACCGAGCCCGCCAAACCACGTAGTGACCCATAATACAACACTTCATCTTCCACTGGTTGTTCAACATAGTTCTTTTTTACAGCATTCCAGACTTTCCAAAACATGTCGGATTTCAATGGTTCTCTGTATGCCGGACTACTAACCGCAGCACTTTGAGTGATTAACGCAGCGCCATAACCACCGGTAAAAGCCACCGCACTGATAGTGAGTACTAAGACAGACAAAATAAAGAATTTTCCTGATCGTTCAGTCGACATAACTTTCGTAGTTTAGCAGCTTACTTTACTTCCAGCAATACTCCTATTTTTCCCTAGAAATTCTGACACCAATTTGCTGTAAACGCGTATCAATATTTTCATAGCCACGATCAATTTGATAGGCATTGCCAATTTCAGTTGTCCCTTGAGCAATGGCTCCGGCGATAATCATGGCGATACCGGCGCGCAAGTCTGGGCTTTCTACTTGCTTCCCTTTCAAGGGCGTACCACCTTGAATAGTAATATGTTGGGAAGTGTGCATGGTAATGTTTGCCCCCATGCGGTTTAACACATCGGTATAAAATAACCGGTTAGTATAAATGGTTTCGATAACTTCGTTTTGGCCAGGTATTTGCGTTAATAATACGGTTAGTGGTGATTGTCCGTCAGTTGGAAAACCGGGATATTCACGAGTAATAACCGATAATGGTTTTAATGTCTTCCAGGGATGAACAGTGATACTATCATTTGTAACAGTAAATTTAGCTCCACTATCGCGTAAAATTTGCAAAGGCACAGCAACATGGGTTGGCTCACAGGCTGTGATAGTTAATTTGGCTTTGGCCGCTAAGCCTAAAAATATAAAAGACAATGTTTCAATACGATCTGGAATAATATGAGCTTTACCACCGGAGAGTTGGTTTACCCCTTGAATATGAATAGTACTCGTACCGGCGCCGGAAATTTTCGCACCAGCCGCATTGAGGAAATCTGCCAGCGCTGGTATTTCCGGTTCACGCGCCGCATTTTCAATAACAGTTTCACCGTTAGCCAAGACAGCAGCTAACATTAATGTTTCCGTGCCTGTTACACTGATCACTGGAAAAACATAATGCGTCCCATGTAAACCAGTAGTTGGTGCGATGAGAATATGTTTATTTTTGACGCAGCGGTATTTTGCACCCATGGCCTGAAAAGCATCAATAAACAAATTAATTGGGCGTTTGCCAATGGCACAACCACCTGGATGCGGCAAGGTGACTTTACCGAACCGTGCCAATAATGGGCCGCTCAGCAAGATGGCGGCCCGTAATTGTGGTACCAAGCGTGCCGACAACTCAGTGAAAATTTTTTTAGGTGTCGTAATTTGATATTGAGCATGATCGAGCTGCTTTATATCAACACCAATATCACGCATAATTTCAGTTAAACGAAAAATATCTTCGATCTCCGGAACATTATCTAAGATTAGCGGTTGATCACTCAGTAAGCCAGCTGCAAACATCTTGAGAGCATGGTTTTTTGCTCCAGAAACTGGAATGATTCCACTAATTTTATGACCACCTTGTATAATAAACTTGGACATGTACAATGAGTCTACGATGTCTAGTCGAACGCGTCAACTCATCTTTGTTTGTGTAGTAATCTCTGCTCTCATCTGTTTAGTTTATATTTTGATTTATGGTTCCGGTTATCGACTTGATGCACAACAATGGAAATTAGTGCCCACCGGCAGTATTCGTTTTGCGATTGAGCCAGCCAACAACATGCTTGTATTATTACTACCAGATGCCCAAAGTAGCACAAAAACTGCCGGAAGTTTTACACACTTATTACCCGGTACATATCATTTCTCAATTGAAGCTACTGGTTATTATCCAATCAACTATACTCTAGAAATTAAACCCAGTGCCACAATCATACTAGAGCCCATTCGGTTGTGGCCTGATCATGGTTTATTTAAAATTGACTCTACTACAGCCATATCTGAACCGAATTTACGTGATGGTTTGACATTAAACAAATACAGTCTTGATATTAAAACTAGTGCCAATAAAAAAACGATAATCAGATTAAGCCAACCCATAACAGCGGCTAGTTGGATTGATGATACCCCATATATTGCCTACTCTACGGCCAGTGAATTTCATATTATTGATACGCGTGAGCAGACAGATTATCATGATCAATTAATTAGTTCATTACCTGAACCCATCACACAATTGAGTTATGACAAATCCACTAAAGCCATGTTGCTAAAAAATCAAACGACAGTTTACAGTTATCCTCTGGAGGTTGCTAAATAATCAGCGAGCGCGTCTTGCCAAGAGCGCAGCGCTGGTAGTTTGGTATTTAGTAGAATGGAATAATTCGGGCGATGTGCCGGACGAGGAAAAGCCTCACTGGCACATGGTTTTACCATTATAGTTCGCTTGGTCTGTTTAAATATCTCTTGAGCAAATTCGTACCACGTACAGGTTCCATTATTTGTTCGATGATAGATACCGAAAGCTTGATTTGATTCTAATAATTCTAAAGTAGCTTCAGCCAAATCAACTACATAAGTTGGACTACCATGTTGATCGTTCACGACAGTTAGTTCTGGTTTAGAATCAGCCAGTTTTAGCATCGTGTCAACAAAGTTTGGACCATGTTGACCATATAACCAAGCAGTACGAATGATGTATGATTTTTCCCACTGTTGTACAGCGCGCTCCCCAGCTAACTTACTGGCTCCATAAACATTGACCGGTTTGTCGGGTTGATCAGTTTCTGAATAACCAGTCGGTTTAGTTCCGGAAAAAACGTAATCAGTACTGTAATGCACAAGACTAGCATTAGCTGCCCGAGCCGCTTGAGCGATAAATTCAGGTGCCCGACCATTAACCAACATGGCAATCTCTTGGTTGGTTTCACAATCATCTACTTTGGTATAAGCGGCAGCATTTATTATTATATCTGGCTTAATCTCAGAAATTTTTTCTAATACTTTGGTTTTATTTGTGATATCAACATCATAGTGTTTTAAACTAATCAGATGGTAGCCTGTTAGGGCAACTTGTAGGGCGCGGCCTAACATACCATTACCGCCAAATAGAACTATGGTTGTATTTTTATCCATGAACGATGATTTTCAAACCACGTGATGGTTCGTTTTAAACCAGTGATTAAATCCACGCTGGGTTGCCAACCTAAATCTCGTTCTATTTTGTTGTAATCCATGGCATAGCGTAAATCATGACCGAGTCGATCTGTCACAAATTTAATCGCTGATTCTGGTTTGTCCATTAATTTTAAAATTAGCTTAACGAGAGATAAATTATCTATTTCTGAATTACCCCCCACACAATATGTTTCTCCAATTACACCCTTCTTCAAGACTAGATCGATCGCCCGACAATGATCTTCCACATACAACCAATCGCGTACATTTAACCCTTGACCATAAACTGGGACAGGTTTATTAAACATTAAATTTGTAATAGCCAGTGGGATAAACTTCTCCGGAAAATGCCACGGGCCGTAATTATTAGTACAATTTGTTATGGTGATTGGTAACCCATAGGTGTCATGATAGGCACGCACGAGATGATCTGAAGCTGCTTTAGAGGCAGAATATGGACTGTGTGGATTATATGGTGATAATTCGTTAAACTTAGCTGAACTACTTAAGGGCAATGTGCCAAATACTTCATCGGTCGATACATGATGAAATCTTTTTTTATACTCTAAAGCAGCTTGTAATAACATTTGGGTGCCAACCACATTAGTTTGAATAAATTCACCTGGTGAAGTTATGGATCTATCCACATGCGATTCAGCCGCAAAATGAACTATCACATCACAAGTCTGCACTAAAGTATTCACTATCTTACTGTCACAAATATCACCTTTAACAAACTTATAATTTGGTTGTTCCGAGATACTAGCCAAATTTTCTAGATTGCCGGCATAAGTGAGTTTATCTAAATTCACCACCTGATCAGCTGGATATTTATTCAACCAATAGAGAATAAAATTAGACCCAATAAACCCAGCTCCACCGGTCACT
Above is a genomic segment from Patescibacteria group bacterium containing:
- the rplI gene encoding 50S ribosomal protein L9, which codes for MQVILNKTGQLKVVSDGYARNYLFPQKLAVPATEAEVVKVKKNQSVEEAVAIKQAELNAALVEKLSHTRLTLTLPANEQGKLFAAVQKSDVATACKTQRMDVTEDMINLQTIKQVGEHTVAVQLPGLPVVELKLTVQAA
- a CDS encoding S41 family peptidase, whose protein sequence is MSTERSGKFFILSVLVLTISAVAFTGGYGAALITQSAAVSSPAYREPLKSDMFWKVWNAVKKNYVEQPVEDEVLYYGSLRGLAGSVNDPYTVFFDPTETKEFNTSITGSFEGIGAEIGAKDGQIVIITPLHGTPAEAAGLQPNDAIIKIDGADTVGLSVDEAIQKIRGPKDTVVTLTIYRTGMDNLLDVPVTRAAIDIPSMEYHTVDQSGKTIGVLSISIIDETSTEDMREILNKILLDMPDGLVLDVRNNPGGVLNKAIDIVSFFVEDSVVVSEQDSSGAIKSYRTTEAKMVPDSLPIVVLVNGGSASAAEIIAGALQDTKRAHLIGTTTFGKGSVQQLQEFPDGSSLKMTVSHWLTPNGRTINHTGITPDQTSDDAMTSALEYLTNK
- the murA gene encoding UDP-N-acetylglucosamine 1-carboxyvinyltransferase; amino-acid sequence: MSKFIIQGGHKISGIIPVSGAKNHALKMFAAGLLSDQPLILDNVPEIEDIFRLTEIMRDIGVDIKQLDHAQYQITTPKKIFTELSARLVPQLRAAILLSGPLLARFGKVTLPHPGGCAIGKRPINLFIDAFQAMGAKYRCVKNKHILIAPTTGLHGTHYVFPVISVTGTETLMLAAVLANGETVIENAAREPEIPALADFLNAAGAKISGAGTSTIHIQGVNQLSGGKAHIIPDRIETLSFIFLGLAAKAKLTITACEPTHVAVPLQILRDSGAKFTVTNDSITVHPWKTLKPLSVITREYPGFPTDGQSPLTVLLTQIPGQNEVIETIYTNRLFYTDVLNRMGANITMHTSQHITIQGGTPLKGKQVESPDLRAGIAMIIAGAIAQGTTEIGNAYQIDRGYENIDTRLQQIGVRISREK
- the rfbD gene encoding dTDP-4-dehydrorhamnose reductase: MDKNTTIVLFGGNGMLGRALQVALTGYHLISLKHYDVDITNKTKVLEKISEIKPDIIINAAAYTKVDDCETNQEIAMLVNGRAPEFIAQAARAANASLVHYSTDYVFSGTKPTGYSETDQPDKPVNVYGASKLAGERAVQQWEKSYIIRTAWLYGQHGPNFVDTMLKLADSKPELTVVNDQHGSPTYVVDLAEATLELLESNQAFGIYHRTNNGTCTWYEFAQEIFKQTKRTIMVKPCASEAFPRPAHRPNYSILLNTKLPALRSWQDALADYLATSRG
- the rfbB gene encoding dTDP-glucose 4,6-dehydratase; protein product: MKLLVTGGAGFIGSNFILYWLNKYPADQVVNLDKLTYAGNLENLASISEQPNYKFVKGDICDSKIVNTLVQTCDVIVHFAAESHVDRSITSPGEFIQTNVVGTQMLLQAALEYKKRFHHVSTDEVFGTLPLSSSAKFNELSPYNPHSPYSASKAASDHLVRAYHDTYGLPITITNCTNNYGPWHFPEKFIPLAITNLMFNKPVPVYGQGLNVRDWLYVEDHCRAIDLVLKKGVIGETYCVGGNSEIDNLSLVKLILKLMDKPESAIKFVTDRLGHDLRYAMDYNKIERDLGWQPSVDLITGLKRTITWFENHRSWIKIQP